One Thermoplasmata archaeon genomic window, GAATCTCACTGTATAGTTTTGATAGTCTTCCAGATTTCTCTAGATCATAAAGTGCTCAGAATCCATCAGAGTTAAATGAATTGATCCAGTACTCTATTGTTCTTGGAGAATGTCCCAGTATTTTTGCAATCTCATAACAGCTCACTCCATTTGCTATCATCAGAACACCATGCAGTCTATGCTCCTATCTGGATTCAGAACTTCTTGTAATTTCATTCTGTATGGCTGAAAACATATATTTTTTATCTAACAAAGTTAGTTTTTTCATAAAGATAGTGTACATTTCAAATATATAAATAAGCGCAATTATTTATTACGTCATGTATAGTTACAGGTAAAAAATCTCAGAAAATGGCTGATTTCTGAGATATAAAAATGTTGGAGGTACGTACTTTTAAAGAAAATCTATTACAAATGCTTTGTAATACGTATGAATTTAATGTTAAATAACAATTGATTTAACGGTTTATTTCTGCTATCGATTGTTCCAAAAATTATATATACCAGAGTATTGATAATAGATGTTAAGCTTTGACATATCACATAAAAATTATGATAAATTTCAAAGCAAAAAAAAGGAGAGATGAAAAAATATGAATAAAAAAGCTTTATATGCAGTGATCGCAGTAATAGTGGTAATCATACTAGTAATCGCCGTTTTAGAAGTCATGCCTAGTGCTGCAGCGAGCATGACTGTTTCTACTAGTTCTACAACTGCCATTGCTGGACAAAGTATTACTTTTGCGGCTTATATATCTGGTGGTACTCCTTCTAAAGTGACATTTAACTTTGGAGATGGAAACACAGGCACTGCCACACACTTGTCGGGTAACGAGTATACGGTCACACACAGCTATAATTCATCTGGCAAATATTTAGTTACAGCAACCGCAACGATTAACGGTAAAGTTCTAAATAACATGCAGAGCATTGACGAAATAACCGTGACACCAGCCACAGTCAGCCCTAGTTTAGCATCTGAAATTACACTCCCTTCAATCGCCACGAGCACACAGATCATTTCACCAGGAAGTACTATTTCATTAACAGC contains:
- a CDS encoding helix-turn-helix domain-containing protein, with the protein product MHGVLMIANGVSCYEIAKILGHSPRTIEYWINSFNSDGF